In Dermacentor variabilis isolate Ectoservices chromosome 7, ASM5094787v1, whole genome shotgun sequence, a genomic segment contains:
- the LOC142588271 gene encoding uncharacterized protein LOC142588271 has protein sequence MDVDSVALESFLELNFPSDLNFSTPIEYPPFNPADVVLQATATTTAQQPTASSASSSALAFQTTQPAPAMDVVGAVSSTVTSATSSPVVQTASGRPQRSCRLNPDYNLRPRSVQIRIETEQRRKQHQQQQQQQQQSHKRDPKPKQKPPPLSKYRRKTANARERCRMQEINRAFEELRAAVPMLPPACVPDKNGENSKLTKITTLRLAVNYIAALSQMLREANETEENSSEVDSVQSIDSLESSLDFGDDPLLMSSDLVGMILESDGESLQLSDAPTP, from the coding sequence ATGGATGTAGACAGCGTCGCGCTCGAGTCCTTCCTCGAGCTCAACTTTCCGTCCGATCTAAACTTCTCAACACCAATCGAGTATCCACCATTCAACCCCGCCGATGTCGTCCTGCAAGCGACGGCGACAACGACTGCCCAACAGCCGACGGCGTCTTCTGCGTCGAGCAGCGCCTTGGCGTTCCAGACGACGCAGCCAGCTCCGGCCATGGACGTCGTCGGCGCCGTCTCGAGCACCGTGACCTCGGCGACGTCATCACCGGTGGTCCAGACGGCTAGTGGGCGTCCCCAGCGGTCGTGTCGACTCAACCCAGACTACAACCTGAGGCCACGGTCGGTCCAGATTCGCATTGAGACGGAACAGAGGCGCAAACAAcaccaacaacagcagcaacagcagcagcagagtCACAAGAGGGATCCCAAGCCAAAGCAGAAGCCTCCGCCGCTGTCCAAGTACCGGAGGAAAACAGCCAATGCCCGCGAGCGATGCCGCATGCAGGAGATCAACCGGGCCTTCGAAGAACTTCGGGCTGCCGTCCCGATGCTACCTCCGGCCTGCGTGCCGGACAAGAACGGTGAGAACAGCAAGCTCACCAAGATCACCACGCTCAGGCTCGCGGTCAACTACATCGCTGCGCTGAGCCAGATGCTGAGGGAGGCGAACGAAACCGAAGAGAACTCTTCCGAAGTCGACTCGGTGCAGAGCATCGACTCGCTCGAATCGAGCCTCGACTTTGGGGACGACCCGCTCCTGATGAGCTCCGACCTGGTCGGCATGATTCTCGAATCCGACGGCGAGAGTCTCCAGCTCAGCGACGCGCCGACGCCGTGA